From a single Penaeus vannamei isolate JL-2024 chromosome 25, ASM4276789v1, whole genome shotgun sequence genomic region:
- the LOC138866473 gene encoding uncharacterized protein: MAVQLVSSLKGQAVEILGHLSASQRAWYGSVKAAFERRFGHQYQAEAFCARFRAKTRARGKSLQQLAQELELLVRRAYPGASEDLTAVLLRDQFIDALEDYQLQVYVKQAHTTDLQEALAHALEYESFRTGGINIVVQRYQNNLPTIKVRCIKVEKHPKEIKSGSIKSKCWKCGQHGHRRKECNKSERSPQKICHIGISRAVGDVAS; encoded by the coding sequence ATGGCAGTACAACTAGTGTCCAGCCTCAAAGGTCAAGCAGTGGAAATTTTGGGGCACCTCTCAGCTTCACAGCGTGCATGGTATGGTAGTGTAAAGGCTGCGTTTGAGAGAAGATTTGGCCATCAATATCAGGCTGAAGCTTTCTGTGCCAGGTTTAGGGCCAAGACGAGGGCACGTGGAAAATCCTTGCAGCAGCTAGCACAGGAGTTGGAGTTACTAGTTCGCCGTGCGTACCCAGGGGCCAGTGAGGATTTGACTGCAGTACTTTTAAGGGACCAGTTTATTGATGCCTTGGAAGATTATCAACTGCAAGTGTATGTGAAACAAGCTCACACCACCGACTTGCAGGAGGCGCTAGCTCATGCTCTGGAGTACGAGTCATTTAGGACAGGTGGAATCAACATTGTAGTACAGAGATATCAGAATAATCTACCTACAATCAAAGTTAGGTGCATAAAGGTAGAAAAGCACCCAAAAGAGATCAAATCTGGAAGTATTAAGAGCAAATGCTGGAAGTGTGGCCAGCATGGACACAGAAGAAAGGAGTGCAATAAGTCTGAGAGAAGTCCACAGAAAATTTGTCATATCGGTATCAGCCGTGCTGTTGGGGATGTGGCCAGTTAG